From a single Anaerolineales bacterium genomic region:
- a CDS encoding carbohydrate ABC transporter permease: MKRDRINKIINQIPTHFIILFMIVIWVVPTLGLLVTSLRPAQAINTSGWWTVLSPPRGSGEYAQSCETCHGADGKSLPNADLTNPQLVQQFPRSVQLLASLRTEINDQPHMGDLPIPEAQAAADISAYLRQMSGIDSSARFTFSNYIDALVGYRGTSTYQRDCAAGTAPLDIKCNASDLLNPRGMGRAFVNSLIVTIPATILPILFAAFAGYAFAWLDFKGRFLLFSILVGLQVVPLQMTLVPISRLYAQLGLNGTFLGVWLFHTGFGMPYAIYLMRNFLGSLPRDLFEAAYIDGASHWTVFRQLVIPLAMPAIASLGIFQFLWVWNDLLVALVFLGGNNPVMTYQISNMVTSLGAGWQLLTASAFLSMLLPMIVFFSLQRYFVRGMMAGAVKG, from the coding sequence ATGAAACGCGACCGCATCAACAAGATCATCAACCAAATTCCAACCCATTTCATTATTCTTTTCATGATCGTTATCTGGGTGGTGCCGACGCTGGGACTGCTGGTCACATCCCTACGCCCCGCGCAGGCGATCAACACATCCGGTTGGTGGACGGTGCTCTCACCTCCGCGCGGATCCGGGGAGTACGCCCAATCCTGCGAAACCTGCCACGGCGCGGATGGGAAGTCACTCCCCAATGCCGACCTGACCAATCCGCAGTTGGTCCAACAGTTCCCGCGCTCGGTACAGTTGCTCGCATCCCTGCGGACCGAGATCAACGATCAACCGCACATGGGCGATCTTCCCATCCCCGAAGCGCAAGCCGCCGCGGACATCAGCGCGTATCTGCGGCAGATGTCCGGGATCGACTCGTCCGCCCGCTTTACCTTCAGCAATTACATTGACGCGCTGGTCGGTTATCGCGGCACGAGCACCTATCAGCGGGATTGCGCCGCCGGAACCGCCCCGCTGGACATAAAATGCAACGCGAGCGACCTGCTAAATCCGCGCGGCATGGGGCGCGCCTTCGTCAACAGCCTGATCGTGACCATCCCCGCCACCATCCTGCCCATCCTATTCGCCGCCTTCGCCGGTTATGCTTTTGCCTGGCTGGACTTTAAAGGACGCTTCCTTCTCTTCTCGATCTTGGTCGGGTTGCAGGTGGTTCCCCTTCAAATGACGCTGGTCCCGATCTCGCGTTTGTACGCTCAACTGGGTCTAAATGGAACCTTCCTCGGCGTCTGGCTCTTCCATACCGGATTTGGAATGCCATACGCCATTTACCTGATGCGCAACTTCCTCGGCTCGCTCCCGCGCGACCTGTTCGAAGCCGCCTACATCGACGGCGCATCCCACTGGACAGTTTTCCGTCAGTTGGTGATTCCGCTGGCGATGCCCGCAATCGCATCGCTTGGCATCTTCCAATTCCTGTGGGTTTGGAATGACTTGCTCGTGGCATTGGTCTTTCTCGGTGGCAACAACCCGGTCATGACGTATCAGATCAGCAACATGGTCACGTCATTGGGCGCGGGCTGGCAACTGCTGACCGCCTCGGCATTCCTCTCCATGCTTTTACCGATGATCGTGTTCTTCTCCCTGCAACGTTACTTCGTGCGCGGCATGATGGCTGGCGCGGTCAAAGGATAA
- a CDS encoding sugar ABC transporter permease, with amino-acid sequence MAPRSVPNIMRQGKYVPWLYLLPALLIMSMFIVYPMLNTISLSFKDRSGVESAATTCVAGNPCWGVFENYRIALTAEFDTRTFSTFWSSFWLSSYGNTLKWIVLMVSGTVGLGLVFAVLADRVKYEALAKAIIFMPMAVSFVGAGIIWKFVYDYGTQQVQIGLLNAIITKLGGQPVAFLSTLHVNTFALVVVGVWIWTGFCMTILSAALKSVPDEVLEAARVDGATEWTVFWKIMVPIIMPTITVVVTTMVINVLKLFDIVYVMTGGNFSTDVIANRMYTEMYKNFHVGRGTAVAVILVIAIIPFIYFNIKRFIAQEEMR; translated from the coding sequence ATGGCTCCACGTTCCGTACCCAATATCATGAGGCAGGGAAAATACGTGCCGTGGCTGTACCTTCTGCCCGCCCTGTTGATCATGAGCATGTTCATCGTCTATCCGATGCTCAACACCATCTCACTGAGTTTCAAGGACAGGAGCGGCGTCGAATCGGCGGCTACGACCTGTGTGGCGGGCAATCCCTGTTGGGGGGTCTTCGAGAATTACCGCATTGCGTTGACGGCGGAATTCGACACCCGCACATTTTCCACATTCTGGTCGTCCTTTTGGCTGTCATCGTACGGCAATACGCTCAAGTGGATCGTCCTGATGGTGAGCGGAACGGTCGGGTTGGGACTGGTTTTCGCCGTGCTGGCAGACCGGGTTAAGTATGAGGCGCTTGCGAAAGCCATCATCTTCATGCCCATGGCAGTTTCCTTCGTCGGCGCAGGCATCATCTGGAAATTCGTCTATGACTATGGAACCCAACAGGTGCAGATCGGGCTTCTGAACGCGATCATCACCAAACTGGGCGGACAGCCCGTGGCATTTTTATCGACCCTGCATGTCAACACATTCGCGCTGGTGGTGGTGGGCGTATGGATCTGGACAGGTTTTTGCATGACCATCCTTTCCGCGGCGCTCAAATCCGTGCCGGATGAGGTGCTCGAAGCGGCGCGGGTGGACGGCGCCACCGAGTGGACGGTGTTCTGGAAGATCATGGTGCCGATCATCATGCCGACGATCACGGTCGTGGTCACGACCATGGTCATCAATGTGCTCAAGTTGTTCGATATCGTCTATGTGATGACCGGCGGCAACTTCAGCACGGATGTGATCGCCAACCGCATGTACACAGAGATGTACAAGAACTTCCATGTTGGGCGCGGAACGGCGGTCGCCGTCATTCTCGTCATTGCCATCATCCCGTTCATCTATTTCAACATCAAGCGCTTCATTGCGCAGGAGGAAATGCGATGA
- a CDS encoding ABC transporter substrate-binding protein, producing the protein MKKVIWQIAALFVVSALLLAACGGSTTAPEGPAVVTDEMCMGAQPGDEISMLYQWSGQEEERLNQILQPLVETCGIVLAPESTRDQALLDTRVQAGTPPDIAFWNVTQLTQYQAQLFAMDELGANADAYIPGAIDPGVIGGRWLGLPVKSDIKTIIWYSPANFETFGYSVPTTWAELDALVEQMVADGNVPWSMGMESGDATGWTGSDFLQDILLVQQGPEYVMGLIDGSIPYDDAGVVQAYETYGKWAKDPAYTVGGAQGTLSTAFLAAIHKPFSDPPEAMMVKQSGFAGGEIQAQYPDLTFGTDYDFFVVPGAQGLQGGSDWMMAFSDKPAVKALVTYLSSPVGGANWAAASFDLSPNKGAAGNYTDPSLIKKAEAFYATQGLTPDIGDTIPGGFGSAEWKALVDYLNGADLATALAQAAAVQAEALK; encoded by the coding sequence ATGAAAAAAGTTATTTGGCAAATTGCCGCCCTGTTCGTCGTTTCAGCCCTGTTGCTGGCTGCCTGCGGCGGATCAACCACCGCACCGGAAGGACCCGCCGTGGTCACCGACGAGATGTGTATGGGCGCACAGCCCGGCGATGAGATCAGCATGCTTTACCAGTGGTCCGGGCAGGAAGAGGAACGCCTCAACCAGATCCTTCAGCCTTTGGTGGAGACCTGCGGAATCGTACTCGCCCCGGAATCCACACGCGACCAGGCTTTGCTTGACACCCGCGTCCAGGCTGGAACCCCGCCTGATATCGCCTTCTGGAACGTTACCCAGTTGACGCAGTACCAGGCTCAACTGTTCGCAATGGATGAACTCGGCGCGAACGCAGATGCCTACATCCCCGGTGCGATCGACCCCGGTGTGATCGGCGGCAGATGGCTGGGTCTCCCGGTAAAATCCGACATCAAGACGATTATCTGGTACAGCCCCGCTAACTTCGAAACCTTTGGATACAGCGTCCCCACCACGTGGGCTGAATTGGACGCGCTCGTGGAACAGATGGTTGCGGACGGAAACGTGCCTTGGTCCATGGGCATGGAATCCGGCGATGCCACCGGCTGGACCGGCTCCGACTTCCTTCAGGACATTCTGCTCGTCCAGCAAGGTCCGGAATACGTGATGGGCTTGATCGACGGTTCAATCCCCTACGATGATGCCGGCGTTGTCCAAGCTTACGAAACCTATGGCAAATGGGCAAAGGACCCGGCTTATACTGTGGGCGGCGCTCAAGGCACGCTCTCAACCGCCTTCCTGGCTGCCATCCACAAGCCGTTCAGCGACCCGCCGGAAGCCATGATGGTGAAGCAGTCCGGTTTTGCGGGCGGCGAGATCCAGGCACAGTATCCCGACCTGACCTTTGGCACCGATTATGACTTCTTCGTCGTTCCGGGCGCCCAGGGTCTGCAGGGCGGTTCGGACTGGATGATGGCGTTCAGCGACAAGCCCGCTGTCAAAGCGCTGGTGACGTATCTGTCATCGCCGGTGGGCGGCGCAAACTGGGCAGCCGCCAGCTTTGACCTCTCGCCGAACAAGGGTGCGGCAGGCAACTATACTGATCCATCCTTGATCAAGAAAGCCGAAGCCTTCTACGCCACACAGGGTCTCACGCCTGACATTGGCGACACGATCCCCGGCGGTTTCGGCAGTGCCGAGTGGAAAGCGCTCGTGGACTACCTCAATGGAGCCGACCTCGCAACCGCGCTGGCACAAGCCGCAGCAGTCCAAGCGGAAGCATTGAAGTAA
- a CDS encoding LacI family DNA-binding transcriptional regulator: MASIKKSPTIYDVARQSGVSISTISRVLNDPDKVNPETHKRVMDAIDLLGFVPRADARARALQNTDRIGVLTPFFTAPSFVQRLRGVASALSKANYELVIYPVDSMDHLQGYISSIPLMRNIDGLIIMSLSIGDQDAQRLSNSGMETVLIEYSHPQLNSILIDDTNGGRLVAQHLIKKGYKSFAFLGDIEPPERFAIHPIKSRLTGFKQALQDAGFSLPKTYIRSAPYTALETRQAALELLSLPKPPRAIFTASDMQALSVMKVARQMGVRIPDDLALVGFDDIDVAEHVDLTTVRQHLDESGRLAAEILLSRIGESDRPLQHINLPLRMIERLTT; the protein is encoded by the coding sequence ATGGCATCCATAAAGAAATCCCCCACCATCTACGATGTAGCCAGACAATCCGGCGTGAGCATCTCGACCATTTCGCGCGTGCTGAACGACCCGGATAAGGTCAACCCGGAAACCCACAAACGGGTCATGGATGCCATTGACCTGCTCGGCTTTGTGCCCCGCGCGGACGCCCGCGCCCGCGCCCTGCAAAACACAGACCGCATCGGCGTACTGACACCGTTCTTCACCGCGCCATCCTTCGTGCAGCGCCTGCGCGGCGTGGCATCGGCGCTCTCCAAAGCCAATTACGAATTGGTGATCTATCCGGTCGATTCGATGGATCATCTTCAGGGGTATATCTCCTCCATCCCGCTCATGAGAAATATCGACGGGCTGATCATCATGTCGCTCTCCATCGGCGATCAGGATGCGCAGCGCCTGTCCAACAGCGGCATGGAAACCGTCCTCATCGAATACTCCCATCCGCAATTGAACAGCATCCTCATCGACGATACGAACGGCGGACGGCTGGTCGCCCAGCATCTCATCAAAAAGGGCTATAAATCCTTTGCCTTCCTCGGGGATATCGAACCGCCTGAACGCTTCGCGATCCACCCCATCAAATCCCGCCTGACAGGCTTCAAACAGGCATTACAAGATGCGGGCTTCTCGCTGCCGAAGACATACATCCGATCCGCGCCCTATACTGCGCTGGAGACGCGTCAGGCTGCCCTCGAACTGCTCAGCCTGCCCAAGCCTCCGCGTGCCATTTTTACCGCTTCAGACATGCAGGCTTTGAGCGTGATGAAAGTGGCGCGGCAAATGGGAGTCAGAATCCCCGACGATTTGGCGCTGGTCGGCTTCGACGACATCGACGTGGCGGAGCATGTGGACCTGACCACCGTCCGCCAGCATTTGGATGAATCGGGCCGGCTGGCGGCGGAGATCCTGCTCTCCCGCATCGGGGAGTCAGATCGTCCGCTTCAGCATATCAACCTTCCGTTAAGAATGATCGAACGCCTGACGACATAG
- a CDS encoding uracil-DNA glycosylase, whose translation MLQSDLINPSQYSSLDEVLQAITQMKDDPLANAGTNVVISRGNPNAKLLVIGEAPGPEENIRGKPFVGRAGQLLDKILQAADFDPETDVYITNSVFRMPPGDDGKAFRKPSDPEIEYYRPYVFEIVRLIDPRIILLTGNVACQSILKKTGITSLRGKWTQLDERWLMPIFHPSYLLRNPSREPGSPKSLMWDDIREVRRKYDELTAGV comes from the coding sequence ATGCTCCAATCCGACCTGATCAATCCCTCGCAGTATTCATCGCTCGATGAAGTTTTGCAAGCCATCACGCAAATGAAGGATGACCCGCTTGCCAATGCGGGCACGAACGTCGTTATCAGCCGCGGGAACCCGAACGCAAAATTGCTCGTCATCGGCGAAGCGCCGGGACCGGAAGAAAATATCCGCGGAAAGCCGTTCGTTGGGCGCGCCGGTCAACTGCTGGATAAGATCCTGCAGGCGGCGGACTTCGACCCCGAAACGGATGTGTACATTACCAACTCGGTATTCCGCATGCCGCCCGGCGACGATGGCAAGGCGTTCCGCAAACCCAGCGATCCGGAGATCGAATACTATCGTCCGTATGTGTTCGAGATCGTGCGCTTGATCGACCCGCGCATCATCCTGCTGACCGGGAACGTGGCGTGCCAATCCATTTTGAAAAAGACGGGCATCACGTCCCTGCGCGGCAAATGGACTCAACTTGACGAGCGCTGGCTCATGCCGATCTTCCACCCATCCTACCTGTTGCGGAATCCGTCGCGCGAGCCCGGCTCACCCAAGTCGTTGATGTGGGATGACATCCGCGAAGTCCGCAGGAAGTATGACGAACTGACGGCTGGCGTCTGA
- a CDS encoding ubiquinone/menaquinone biosynthesis methyltransferase translates to MTQLTGRERATYVQGMFTKIAKRYDLMNRLMTGGQDVRWRKRVIELARLDNSASLLDLGTGTGDLAREALSAFPQARVVGADFTLEMMRVGQKNGPLDFSTADALHLPFPASMFNAVVSGFLMRNVINLNKALEEQYRILKNGGRIVILDTTRPKKNLLSPFIWVHMHVIIPALGKLLTGVGEAYRYLPETTEGFVTAETMASHMAAVGFKKINFERLMFGTIAIHWAEK, encoded by the coding sequence ATGACCCAACTCACAGGGCGCGAACGCGCGACGTACGTGCAGGGGATGTTCACAAAAATTGCCAAACGTTACGATCTGATGAATCGACTCATGACCGGCGGACAGGACGTCCGTTGGAGGAAACGCGTCATCGAGCTGGCACGGCTCGACAATTCCGCATCTTTGCTGGACCTCGGAACTGGCACCGGCGACCTGGCACGGGAGGCGCTGTCAGCGTTTCCCCAAGCCCGGGTCGTGGGAGCAGACTTCACCCTGGAGATGATGCGTGTCGGTCAAAAGAACGGACCGCTCGATTTCTCCACCGCGGATGCGCTTCATCTGCCGTTCCCTGCTTCCATGTTCAATGCGGTCGTTTCAGGTTTTCTGATGCGGAACGTCATCAACCTGAACAAGGCGCTCGAAGAACAATACCGCATTCTCAAAAACGGCGGTCGGATCGTCATCCTGGATACCACACGCCCGAAGAAAAATCTCCTTTCGCCGTTCATCTGGGTTCACATGCATGTCATCATCCCCGCACTGGGCAAACTGTTGACCGGCGTCGGCGAGGCGTATCGTTATCTGCCGGAAACGACCGAAGGCTTTGTCACTGCCGAGACGATGGCGTCTCACATGGCTGCAGTCGGATTCAAAAAGATCAATTTTGAGCGGCTCATGTTCGGGACGATCGCCATCCACTGGGCTGAGAAATAA